AATGAGTAGATTGCGGAAATTCGGAAATGGGCGCCCATGATGCGCATGTGGAGTGTCCCAAACgtgagaaagaaaaaagccaAATGCCAGCACTTGAGATCAAGAAGCAAGAAGCGTAACGCAGTCGTTATAATGGCCGTCTGGTTTCTCTTGTAAGATGGTGGTTGGAATGGGTAAGTGCACCTCATTCCCAATATTCTGGAAGCGATAATAGTCAAGAAACCAGTTGAGGGAAAATATGTCCAAGAGAAGGACCAAAAAATTAACAAGAATATGCAAAGAGGTAAGGCGTAGACTAATGCGTCGAAAATCCCCAGCCAGCTATCAGTGTATAGAATGCCTGATAGGTGAGAATTGATACCATTAGGTAATGAAGCGGCAAAGGTACTGACGCGAATAAACAGTCGGAGGGACCGAGCCGGACATAGCGTATTGGACCCGAGCCCTTGTGTCTGCTCGAGGCAGGTATAATAGCTGCTTTATGCTCTGGGATCTGAATCGGGCCGAAGCCCGCTAGAGATACAAGCTCGTACAAACCATCCTTAGAGCACCTGGCGCAATATTCACAAGCGTTGGATAGACGGCTAGTGCACCGAAACCAGCGGTTGATCGCCAACCTAGAAATCACTGAACAGGGTTTCATATTTGGATCGCATATCATCGGTATACAAGCTTTGAGACTTCAGGTCAGGATCAGGGTACTCTTCAAAGTTCCCCGTGTCCGCGGGATGGTCGACACGGGGTATAATCGGGCCTTTGATACGGCGATAATAAAGATCATCCCAGTTGATATCCGAAAAGAACGGATGGGATCTTACCCTTGCCGAGCCACCTGATATATGTCCAAGACGCTCAGCTGGGATTGTCTTgcataataaagaaattatGTTTTGCGCGGCTGGTGACATCGTTTGAGGGAAGCGTATCCTACCCTCGACGATTTGTTCGTAGATGCGCATCGGATTCTGGTCCCAGAAAGGAGGCTGTCCCACCAAAAACTCATATATTAGAATCCCCAAAGCCCACCAATCTACGGCAAGGCCGTGTCCACTATTATGTATCACCTCGGGGGCTAGGTACTCTGGAGTACCACAAAGTGTATATGTTTCACGGTCGCCGATTTGCTTCGCGAAGCCGAAATCAACAAGCTTGATATGCCCATCGGCATCGAGAAGAATATTCTCCGGTTTCAGATCGCGATAGACCACGCCTTCAGCATCATGGAGAAACTCAATCGTCATGGTGATTTCGGCGGCGTAAAATTTCGAGGTGTTTTCATTAAACCGCCGTGCGCGACGCAGGTAGCTGAATATCTCACCACCGGGGCAATAGTCCAGCTCGAGGGATGTCAGCCAACAGCTAAAGGCAACGGTTAATGAGTTCTAGACAAACCAGCATATATAGGCTTTGATTGTCCGAGAAAGATGCGATCAAGGACGTGATAAAAGGATGGCCCGACACATCCGCCAGTGTCCTCCGTTCGTTGCGAACATGTTCGACTTGCTTGAGTTTGATAACTGTGGAATAcgaaattaatatattagcCGTGAACCTGGTCATGAAATAGCGCCGAGTCATTCGTACCATCCGCTTTTCTCAGGATTTTTAGCGCGTACACCTTCTCCGGACTCGTTTTCCCATCCCGAAATCTCGCCAGCCATACTCGGGCGAAAGTACCTGCGAAGGAGGATGCCGCCATTAGAAACCCACCACGTCGTAATTAGAAGACAGAACTCACCGGTGCCAAGCGTTTTCAGCAGAACGAAGTCCCTAACGCTGAGCTGGCGCGATGCTATAGTTAACTGCTTTTCCTCCGGCCGCTCGGTGATGACGAAAGGGTTCGGATGTCGCTGTGTCTGTCGTCCGGCAGAGGCTACTGTGCGCTTTTCACTTTCGGGAAATTCATCACGACTTTGACGATCGGAAATAGCCGCGGCCGATGAGCCCTGCACACCACTAGGTGTCGAGGGGTCGACGGTTCCTGAAGCCATTGGGATGGCTCGAGATCATGTCTCGGAGAAATGGTGCGGACCGGCGATGACACAAGTGAGGGTGAACGACAGGATGGCAATTGAGCGAGCGGCGAGTCCACCTATTGAGACACAGGAACAATAGAGAAGGTATCGAAGGCCAACATAACAGATCGAGGGCGATGCGGAACAAAGAACAGAGTTACTGGTACTGCGGGATGAAAGAGGATTTTTGATCGCGGCGCTACGGAGACTCTGACGTTACCGCTGGCGGGGCAGCACCATACAAAAACCACTCCCTGTCAAAACAAAGGATGCAGGCATCACAATTCCCAGGGAGAATACAATATGCGGGATCGAATACTCATGTTAATAACAGGTTCTACCTGATGGTATTTGTGGTCCAAAACACGTGTATACATGTACTAGTACAGAAACTCGTCCTCCGAAAGAGGCTAGAAAGAGTATTTGAGGAACTGCACAGACTAGACCCAGAAGAGTCACTTAGACAGATCGAGAATGGATTCATTCTGGAGTGTCCAATAACGCCGTCATAGCCAGGAATTCTATACAACAGAAGCGTGATAATTGGAGAGATAGATGGATGGGGCGAAGGAGATTAAGCCGTCAAATAAATCGGAAACCAGCCGCGAAACTCCAGCACCTCAACCCGAACTTTTCGAGTTAAGAATAAGACCGACAATTAATCTGCCAGAATTAGTGAGATAACAGTGAATAGTGCGGTACACACGAACCCATATAGCCCAAGAACTTCACCGAAAATTAGAATGAGAATCATGCCAACGTAGACCCTGGATTGCTGCATGTAGGCGCGGACTCCCTAAACTTGCCGTTAGACACTCGGTCTGGTGCGAGTAACTGTGAGCTCTTACAGCGTCTCCAACGATCCCAATTGTGTATCCGGCAGCTACTCCTGCAAGACCGACCGACAATCCTGACGCAAGATGCATGCATGCACTTCACCCGCGGTTAGCATTGATCTGCTACAGCGTAGATTACCCTTCGCATAGGACGTACGCATATAAGCTCATGGCCGAACTTGGGTCAAGGTCGCCAGCGATGAGGACAGCAATGACGAGACCGTAGACGGCGATAATACCGGACATGACGACGGGAATCAAGGACTATCATGATGCGAGATTAACATAGGGACCGACAAGCGTAGTTGCTATAGAAAATGGTTCACTCCTACCTTCATGATTAAGTCAGATCTGAACGTCCCCACGCCAGAAATACCAATTCCAGCCTTCGCCGTTCCATATGCCGCACCCGCCGCTATTTCAGTGAGCCTCTGACATTATGAATATATTCAAGGACCGGAGAACGTACATCCGAAGATCATCTATCGCAGCTTTGTTAGCTTGGGTGGTTGCGACTCAGTTGGGCCACTGGAACACTTACTGCCGAAGCAATTCCTGCCTATTTTTCACAATAACGATCAGAATGAACAATTCTCTAGTGCAGAGTTGAAGTGCATCCGATAACTTACGAATGACAGAAACGGGGCGAACTTGGGTGTAAACTCGCTGACGTCCGCCATGCTGAGTTGTTCTGTTTGGAGAAAAGGGGACGAGGTAGAAAAGAACGGAGCGAGCTGGAGCGCCGCCTCGTAAGTAAAGAACCTCAAAGGACGAGggagaaatatataaaaacgATGAAAGGAAGAGCTGTGGTGTGTCGCGCAAGGGCTCCGTCGACAGcaagagagaagaggtgACCCAAGTTGCTTGCGTGGGCCGCCGTACTCCGTATAGCCACCTTCGCCCGTCTGGGTTAAGCCTGACAGACATGTGCCTGTTCGACCCAACGACTGACCTTCATTTCCACCCCCGTGCTGTGctctcttttcttcacgCACGGCATTCACGACCACGAATTCCCTCGACGACCACcgctcctccttcacccgCAAAAGGATTCTGCGGTCCCCGTCTGGCTTTCCGCTCGCCAGACTCGATCCCCTGATCGGCCAATCGACGCTTCAGGGAAGGATGCTGAGGTTATGAACTGCATAGGCACTGGTCTGCCATTGCGCTCAAGGCTCCTACTTCACTTCGAACCTTAGACTTCACCACCCGGTGCCGCCATTCGCATTTCGAGGCATGAGATATCATTGAAGGACTATTTGTATCCTGCATTTTCCTTCTCaatttcttgttcttgtctttATTACCACCTGCCTTTTCGTTGCTTTTCGATCGACTAGTATCACTTAATTGTTGTGGAGTACCGTTTGTCAAcccccctcttctccccatTCCGCTATCTCCACGAATCCAACGACAACCCGAAACGTCGCTGTACGCTTTTTACGACCGGACTCGATACCCCTCCTTCTCGACCCTGCCTACGATTTCCCACTCTTTTCGCCTTTTTGTCGCACTCCGCGTGTACTATCCGACAACCAAACCAgagagataagaaaagaaaaagagggaGGTGACATCCTACAATATGGCCGATATAGGGGGCCAGCAAGGCCGGAACTACCGGCCCTACGGCCATCCGTCTTCTGTCCAGCGTGATGCTGCATTTTCAGAAATTTTTGGCGGAGCACCGCCGCCCGGTCGCTCGCAAACCATGACATCGCAAACGCCCCAGTTCTCCCAAGACCGGGCTCATACCATGTCTTCGCAGGTTCCACGCCCGCAAATGCAAAGggctcctccgccaccacaacGCCAAATGCAGAATGGATACCCACCGAATCAACCAAATGGGTACTACCAGGCGTACCCCGGGCAAGCAGCGACCATGACTTCACAATCCGCCCAGGGCGCTCCTCGACCATATCCTGGACGTTTTGCatatcctcaacctcagcGCTTGGATTCAAGACAAGCTCCGGGTCCCCCTTACCAAGATCCAAAGGGGTATAACCGAGCGGTTCCCCAACCGGCTTTGAATTCGGATGCCTACAGGTCAAGATCAATGGCAAGGATGGGAGGTCCATCCACTCATCAGCCCCCAGCGAATAGCTTCAATCATACTTCCGCAACTGCTTTTCGCCAGCAACCATATAACCCGGCTACCCCGATGACTGCCCAAGGACGAGTTGTGCCTGAAAGGCACGGAAACGAACGCGCTATGTCTTTGACTTCGTACTCCGTCGATCGTGAGCCGACTCATACCACGAGGACCGGGCGAGTTATTCCAAATAGGCGACAGCCGTCTGGCCCTGCCCAGCCACCCATTCCCCAAGAGCCAACAGACTACTCTGAGTACGTCAACGGAAGGTCTCGCCCGCCAAGTGACGGGCCACCACCAGTaccggcaccggcaccggcaccggcaAGGACATTTTCCATGGCATCTACTGCCGTGCCTGATCGAACCATGAGCATGCAAAGTAATCTAACGCACAGGCCGAGCGTTCAAACAACAACGACTCTTGTCTCAAACAATTCGCGTCGCAGCAAGCAGTTTACTGTAAACCCGGCGCTTCTTTCGCGAGTAGCGGATGCATTTCGTGAACATATTGCGCTTAGCGAGAGGCAAAAGAACGGCCTGTCGTATCAGAATGCTTTTTCGGGTGCTGATGCGGTGGATGCTATCGGTGGGATCATTAAGACTACCGATCGAAATCTGtctcttctccttggacGCGCATTGGATGCGCAGAAACTCTTCCACGATGTCACCTATGACCACCGTCTTCGAGACGCTCCTGGTGAAATCTACCAGTTCAAAGAGACACTCGGGGAAGAAGCGCCGAGCTCTGAAGTCAACGGCGTTTTCACCCTATTAACAGAATGTTATTCGCCAACATGTAATCGCGAAAGCTTATGCTATTCAATTGCTTGCCCGAGGCGACTCGAGCAACAGGCGAGGCTTAATATGAACCCGCTCCCAGTTTTGCGGAGTTCTGCTTCTAAGAGTAGTCTTcacggcgatgatgacggtgacgaTAATCAGAAACTGTGGATTAACATGGTGCCGAAAGAGATCTCGGACAACGTCGATgacaaggaaaagaaacgtcAGGAAATCATCTTCGAGATCATGTACACGGAACGAGACTTTGTTAAGGATCTGGAATATTTGCGAGATTTCTGGATGAGACCATTACGCTCTGCCGCCAATTCGCCAATCCCCGAACACAGACGGGAAAAATTCATTCGAACAGTATTTGGCAATTGTTTGGATGTGTTAAAAGTTAATGGCGCACTCTCTGAGGCGCTTAATGCAAGACAAAAGGAAAGCCATGTAGTGAAAACAGTTGGAGACATCTTCTTGCAACATGTGCCACGTTTCGACCCGTTCATCAAATATGGTGCAAATCAATTATACGGCAGATACGAGTTTGAGAAAGAAAAATCGTCCAATCCAGCGTTTGCGAAGTTTGTCGAGGAGACTGAACGTCTCAAAGAGTCTCGGAAATTGGAGCTGAACGGTTATCTCACTAAACCGACCACCCGTCTAGCGAGATACCCTCTTTTGCTTGAGCAGGTTGGGAAGAATACTAAGGAAGGTAGTGCGGATAAGGAAGACATTCCGAACGCCATCAAGATCATCAAAGACTTCTTGTCGCGCGTCAACGCCGAAAGTGGAAGAGCCGAGAATCATTTCAACCTGGTGTCGCTCAACTCTTCTCTGAAGTTCGGCCCCGGCGACTATGTCGATCTGAAGCTGACAGAGGAAAATCGACAAATGTTGACGAAAATGGCGTTCAAGAAAACACCCACGGATACATCGGAAGTTACGGTATATCTTTTCGATCATGCTGTTCTTCTGGTAAGGATCAAGGTCGTGAATAAACGCGAGGAATACCGAGTTTACAGGAAACCTATCCCTCTCGAGCTCCTGGTTATCCCACAAATGGATGAAGTTATTCCCAAACCCGGCATTTCGAAGAGGCCGTCATCAGGTCTGCTCGCAAACAGGGCCGTCGCGGCCCCAGCGGCCGCAAAGGACACGCTTCCGATAACTTTCAGGCATCTTGGTAAAGGCGGATACGAGCAGACGCTCTATGCGTCCTCATCACAACAGCGGAAGAAGTTCTTAGAGCTGGTGGATGAGCAGCAAACAAAGCTTCGAGAGCGCAATAGTAACTTCTACAACAAGAATATCATTTGTGAGAAATTCTTCAATGCAGTGAACAGGGTGAACTGCCTTGTTCCAATTGGTATGTTTTTTTGTCCCCCATTGGAGTATAAACTAACGTGGTGTTCAAGATGGCGGCCGGAAACTTGTCTATGGCACAGACAGTGGCATATATGTGTCTGACCGGAATCCAAGAGACAAGTCTGCGCGGCCAAGAAGAGTCCTAGACGTCAGTCAAGTCACCCAAATTGACACTCTGGAGGAATATCAACTGCTTTTGGTTTTGGCAAACAAGACACTATACTCTTACCCCATGGATGCTCTTGACGTCGGTGAAGGGCAGAACTCAGTAGCCAAGAGACCAAAGAAGATCCAAGGCCACGCAAACTTTTTCAAGTCCGGGATTGGCCTCGGACGCCACTTGGTGTGTTCTGTCAAGACATCGGCATTATCGACCACTATCAAGGTATACGAGCCGATGGACAATTTggcaaagggaaagaagaaatctaCCGTCAGCAAGATGTTCCAGAGTGGACAAGACACTTTGAAACCTTTCAAGGTTCGTTTAATACCCAATTCAATAATTATGGTTCTTGGTCTAATTCATTGTTAGGAATTCTACATTCCTGCCGAGTCTTCGTCAATTCATTACCTGCGGTCAACGCTTTGCGTTGGTTGTGCTCGTGGCTTCGAAGTTGTCAGTCTAGAAACAACTGAGACGCAGTCCCTTTTGGACCAAGCAGATACCTCCTTGGATTTCGTCGCGCGCAAGGAGAACGTGAAACCCATCCATATTGAACGCATGAATGGAGAGTTCCTCTTGAACTATAGTGACTTCTCGTTCTTCGTCAACCGCAATGGCTGGCGCGCCCGTGCAGACTGGAAGATCTCCTGGGAAGGTAATCCTAACTCATTTGCACTTTCATTCCCTTACATATTGGCCTTTGAACCGAACTTCATTGAGTTCCGACATATCGACACTAGCGAACTGATCCATATCATGACTGGAAAGAATATCCGCATGCTGCATTCTTCTACACGAGAGGTATGGCCAAATTTCCCCTTATTTCATCTGGTGGTTTACTAATAGGTTCAGATCCTTTACGCCTAT
This genomic interval from Aspergillus puulaauensis MK2 DNA, chromosome 7, nearly complete sequence contains the following:
- the PKA2 gene encoding cAMP-dependent protein kinase (COG:T;~EggNog:ENOG410PGKH;~InterPro:IPR017441,IPR008271,IPR000961,IPR000719, IPR011009;~PFAM:PF07714,PF00069;~go_function: GO:0004672 - protein kinase activity [Evidence IEA];~go_function: GO:0004674 - protein serine/threonine kinase activity [Evidence IEA];~go_function: GO:0005524 - ATP binding [Evidence IEA];~go_process: GO:0006468 - protein phosphorylation [Evidence IEA]) — protein: MASGTVDPSTPSGVQGSSAAAISDRQSRDEFPESEKRTVASAGRQTQRHPNPFVITERPEEKQLTIASRQLSVRDFVLLKTLGTGTFARVWLARFRDGKTSPEKVYALKILRKADVIKLKQVEHVRNERRTLADVSGHPFITSLIASFSDNQSLYMLLDYCPGGEIFSYLRRARRFNENTSKFYAAEITMTIEFLHDAEGVVYRDLKPENILLDADGHIKLVDFGFAKQIGDRETYTLCGTPEYLAPEVIHNSGHGLAVDWWALGILIYEFLVGQPPFWDQNPMRIYEQIVEGRIRFPQTMSPAAQNIISLLCKTIPAERLGHISGGSARVRSHPFFSDINWDDLYYRRIKGPIIPRVDHPADTGNFEEYPDPDLKSQSLYTDDMRSKYETLFSDF
- the VMA11 gene encoding V-type proton ATPase proteolipid subunit (COG:C;~EggNog:ENOG410PMV0;~InterPro:IPR011555,IPR035921,IPR000245,IPR002379;~PFAM:PF00137;~TransMembrane:4 (o12-36i57-77o89-109i130-155o);~go_component: GO:0033177 - proton-transporting two-sector ATPase complex, proton-transporting domain [Evidence IEA];~go_component: GO:0033179 - proton-transporting V-type ATPase, V0 domain [Evidence IEA];~go_function: GO:0015078 - proton transmembrane transporter activity [Evidence IEA];~go_process: GO:1902600 - proton transmembrane transport [Evidence IEA]), whose protein sequence is MADVSEFTPKFAPFLSFAGIASAMIFGSAGAAYGTAKAGIGISGVGTFRSDLIMKSLIPVVMSGIIAVYGLVIAVLIAGDLDPSSAMSLYAACMHLASGLSVGLAGVAAGYTIGIVGDAGVRAYMQQSRVYVGMILILIFGEVLGLYGLIVGLILNSKSSG
- the rom2 gene encoding putative Rho guanyl nucleotide exchange factor (Rom2) (COG:T;~EggNog:ENOG410PFP7;~InterPro:IPR000219,IPR041675,IPR001180,IPR036388, IPR011993,IPR036390,IPR035899,IPR000591;~PFAM:PF15405,PF00610,PF00780,PF00621;~go_function: GO:0005085 - guanyl-nucleotide exchange factor activity [Evidence IEA];~go_process: GO:0035556 - intracellular signal transduction [Evidence IEA]); its protein translation is MADIGGQQGRNYRPYGHPSSVQRDAAFSEIFGGAPPPGRSQTMTSQTPQFSQDRAHTMSSQVPRPQMQRAPPPPQRQMQNGYPPNQPNGYYQAYPGQAATMTSQSAQGAPRPYPGRFAYPQPQRLDSRQAPGPPYQDPKGYNRAVPQPALNSDAYRSRSMARMGGPSTHQPPANSFNHTSATAFRQQPYNPATPMTAQGRVVPERHGNERAMSLTSYSVDREPTHTTRTGRVIPNRRQPSGPAQPPIPQEPTDYSEYVNGRSRPPSDGPPPVPAPAPAPARTFSMASTAVPDRTMSMQSNLTHRPSVQTTTTLVSNNSRRSKQFTVNPALLSRVADAFREHIALSERQKNGLSYQNAFSGADAVDAIGGIIKTTDRNLSLLLGRALDAQKLFHDVTYDHRLRDAPGEIYQFKETLGEEAPSSEVNGVFTLLTECYSPTCNRESLCYSIACPRRLEQQARLNMNPLPVLRSSASKSSLHGDDDGDDNQKLWINMVPKEISDNVDDKEKKRQEIIFEIMYTERDFVKDLEYLRDFWMRPLRSAANSPIPEHRREKFIRTVFGNCLDVLKVNGALSEALNARQKESHVVKTVGDIFLQHVPRFDPFIKYGANQLYGRYEFEKEKSSNPAFAKFVEETERLKESRKLELNGYLTKPTTRLARYPLLLEQVGKNTKEGSADKEDIPNAIKIIKDFLSRVNAESGRAENHFNLVSLNSSLKFGPGDYVDLKLTEENRQMLTKMAFKKTPTDTSEVTVYLFDHAVLLVRIKVVNKREEYRVYRKPIPLELLVIPQMDEVIPKPGISKRPSSGLLANRAVAAPAAAKDTLPITFRHLGKGGYEQTLYASSSQQRKKFLELVDEQQTKLRERNSNFYNKNIICEKFFNAVNRVNCLVPIDGGRKLVYGTDSGIYVSDRNPRDKSARPRRVLDVSQVTQIDTLEEYQLLLVLANKTLYSYPMDALDVGEGQNSVAKRPKKIQGHANFFKSGIGLGRHLVCSVKTSALSTTIKVYEPMDNLAKGKKKSTVSKMFQSGQDTLKPFKEFYIPAESSSIHYLRSTLCVGCARGFEVVSLETTETQSLLDQADTSLDFVARKENVKPIHIERMNGEFLLNYSDFSFFVNRNGWRARADWKISWEGNPNSFALSFPYILAFEPNFIEFRHIDTSELIHIMTGKNIRMLHSSTREILYAYEDDTGEDVVASLDFWKHKPLPPQH